The following nucleotide sequence is from Cellulosilyticum sp. I15G10I2.
GGCGTAAACTTAAAGGATACAGATGTTACTTTTAGAACCAATGTAGTGACATTAAGTGAAGAAGGGGACTATGAAGATAAAATTATTTTAGATCATAGTGCAGATGAGATTACGACAGAAGAAGCAAATGAGTTGCTGCTAGCCATTGAAGAAGCGTTAGGGGATGAAATTAGAAAATTTTATCCAGGAGTAAGCTACAGACATTTGCTTGTCTGGGATCAGGGCAGTACACAAGTCAAGCTTATACCGCCCCACGATATTTTAGATCAGCGTATTGGAAATTATAAGCCAGAAGGTATAAATAGTGACTTGATTTGGGAACTTATGAAAAAGAGCTATACTATTCTTAACCACCATCCGATTAATGAAGCAAGAAGGAAAAAAGGGTTAAGACCTGCTAATAGCATTTGGATATGGGGAGAAGGCACTAAGCCACAGCTGCCTTTATTTAAGGAAAAGTATCAAGTCGAAGGCGCTGTTATATCCGCTGTGGATCTTATAAAGGGAATCGGGATTGGAGCTGGTATGACATCAATAGATGTTGAAGGGGCTACGGGTAATGTGCATACGAACTATAAAGGGAAAGCAGATGCAGCTATTAAGTGGCTTATTGAGGAAGATAAAGATTTTGTCTATGTGCATTTAGAAGGACCCGACGAATGCGGACACAGAAATGAATTAGAGAATAAAATTAAAGCGATTGAATACATAGACCAAAAAATCATTACGCCTATTATAGAGGCAATGGATAATAAGTCTATAGCGTATAAGATGTTGGTGGTGCCTGACCATCCAACGCCACTAAGACTCAGAACACACACGGGAGATCCTGTCCCATATATGATTTATCAAAGTGGCAGTGCACTGATTAATAAAGATAATCGATATACAGAACATTTCGCAAAGAACACAGATTATTATATTAAAAAAGGGCATACATTAATGGATGTATTTCTTAAATAATAAGTAAACAGTGAGTTTTGGATAAACAGGTATATGATTACTATTATTATATTTAGATTACACTAAGAATTGTTAGAGGAGGAAAAAACGTGTTAATTGTACAAAAATTTGGAGGAAGCTCTGTTGCAAATGCAGAAAGAGTATATAATGTAGCCAAAAGAGTTGCTGAGACTTATAAAAAAGGAAATGATGTTATTGTAGTTCTTTCAGCACAAGGGGATACAACAGATGACCTTATTGCAAAAGCAAAAGAAATCAGCAAAAATCCGCCTAAACGTGAGATGGATATGCTTCTTTCAACAGGCGAACAACAATCTGTAGCACTAATGGCTATGGCACTTTCAGAACTCGGATATCCTTGTGTTTCTTTAAATGCCTATCAAGTAGGGATGATCACAACTTCAGCATATAGCAACGCCAGACTTAAAAGAATTAAACCAGATAGAATAAGAAGAGAATTAGATAGAAGAAATATCGTTCTGGTAACTGGTTTTCAAGGTATGAATCGCTTTGATGATATAACGACTTTAGGAAGAGGCGGATCTGATACAACGGCAGTGGCTATTGCAGCAGCCCTTAATGCAGATCAGTGCGAAATCTATACTGATGTTGACGGTGTTTATACAGCTGATCCAAGAGTAGTAAAAGATGCAAAGAAATTAGACGAAATTACTTATAATGAAATGTTAGAACTTGCGTCATTAGGAGCAAAAGTACTTCATAATAGATCAGTTGAATTAGCTAAAAAATACAATGTAGAATTAGTAGTAAGATCAAGTTTAACAAATGCAGAAGGAACAGTAGTTAAGGAGGCATGTAAAATGGAAGAGATGTTAATTAGCGGGGTAGCAGGTGATGATGAGATTGCACGTGTATCTTTAATAGGATTAGCAGATACGCCTG
It contains:
- a CDS encoding cofactor-independent phosphoglycerate mutase, whose protein sequence is MKYIVVLIDGAADEPIKALGDVTPLEYAKTKMIDQLAPYSTIGMVKTIPDGCAKGSDTANLSVLGYDPTVFYFGRSPLEALSMGVNLKDTDVTFRTNVVTLSEEGDYEDKIILDHSADEITTEEANELLLAIEEALGDEIRKFYPGVSYRHLLVWDQGSTQVKLIPPHDILDQRIGNYKPEGINSDLIWELMKKSYTILNHHPINEARRKKGLRPANSIWIWGEGTKPQLPLFKEKYQVEGAVISAVDLIKGIGIGAGMTSIDVEGATGNVHTNYKGKADAAIKWLIEEDKDFVYVHLEGPDECGHRNELENKIKAIEYIDQKIITPIIEAMDNKSIAYKMLVVPDHPTPLRLRTHTGDPVPYMIYQSGSALINKDNRYTEHFAKNTDYYIKKGHTLMDVFLK
- a CDS encoding aspartate kinase, which translates into the protein MLIVQKFGGSSVANAERVYNVAKRVAETYKKGNDVIVVLSAQGDTTDDLIAKAKEISKNPPKREMDMLLSTGEQQSVALMAMALSELGYPCVSLNAYQVGMITTSAYSNARLKRIKPDRIRRELDRRNIVLVTGFQGMNRFDDITTLGRGGSDTTAVAIAAALNADQCEIYTDVDGVYTADPRVVKDAKKLDEITYNEMLELASLGAKVLHNRSVELAKKYNVELVVRSSLTNAEGTVVKEACKMEEMLISGVAGDDEIARVSLIGLADTPGKAFDIFATLAKKNINVDIILQSIGRDNTKDISFTIPDTTLSDAKEVIEQNMQRWGAKSVDYNENLAKVSVVGAGMVANTGVASKMFEAMYDCGINIHMISTSEIKISILIDKKEMHRAMNAIHGKFDLAD